One genomic segment of Erythrolamprus reginae isolate rEryReg1 chromosome 2, rEryReg1.hap1, whole genome shotgun sequence includes these proteins:
- the RNF41 gene encoding E3 ubiquitin-protein ligase NRDP1, with amino-acid sequence MGYDVARFQGDVDEDLICPICSGVLEEPVQAPHCEHAFCNACITQWFSQQQTCPVDRSVVTVAHLRPVPRIMRNMLSKLQITCDNAVFGCTAVVRLDNLMSHLNDCEHNPKRPVTCEQGCGLEMPKDELPNHNCIKHLRSVVQQQQTRIAELEKTSAEHKHQLAEQKRDIQLLKAYMRAIRSVNPNLQNLEETIEYNEILEWVNSLQPARVTRWGGMISTPDAVLQAVIKRSLVESGCPTSIINELIENAHERNWPQGLATLETRQMNRRYYENYVAKRIPGKQAVVVMACENQHMGEEMVLEPGLVMIFAHGVEEI; translated from the exons ATGGGGTATGATGTAGCACGTTTTCAAGGGGATGTTGATGAAGATCTTATTTGCCCCATCTGCAGTGGGGTTTTGGAGGAGCCAGTGCAG GCGCCTCATTGTGAGCACGCTTTTTGCAATGCCTGTATCACCCAGTGGTTCTCCCAACAGCAGACATGTCCTGTCGACCGAAGCGTTGTGACTGTGGCTCATCTGCGCCCTGTTCCCCGGATCATGCGTAATATGCTATCTAAGCTGCAAATCACATGTGACAACGCTGTTTTTGGTTGCACTGCTGTGGTGCGGCTTGACAACCTGATGTCTCACCTCAATGATTGCGAACACAATCCAAAGCGGCCTGTGACCTGTGAACAGGGATGCGG CTTGGAAATGCCCAAAGACGAATTGCCGAATCATAACTGTATAAAACATTTACGGTCAGTAGTGCAGCAGCAACAGACAAGAATAGCTGAATTGGAGAAGACGTCTGCAGAACATAAGCATCAATTAGCAGAACAG AAACGGGACATACAGTTGTTAAAAGCATACATGCGAGCGATACGTAGTGTCAATCCCAACCTGCAGAATTTGGAGGAGACTATTGAATATAATGAAATCCTTGA GTGGGTGAATTCCTTGCAGCCGGCCCGGGTAACCCGATGGGGTGGTATGATCTCGACACCAGATGCTGTACTCCAAGCTGTAATCAAGCGTTCCTTAGTGGAAAGCGGCTGCCCCACATCCATCATCAATGAATTGATTGAAAATGCCCATGAACGGAACTGGCCCCAAGGCTTGGCCACCCTAGAAACTCGCCAGATGAACCGACGCTATTACGAAAACTATGTGGCCAAACGCATCCCAGGCAAACAAGCTGTGGTTGTGATGGCctgtgagaatcagcacatgggTGAGGAGATGGTGCTAGAGCCAGGCCTGGTGATGATATTTGCACATGGAGTGGAGGAAATTTAA